From the genome of Streptomyces sp. NBC_01142:
TGACCGGTCACCCGCTCGGAGAGGCCGAGCTCGCGGAGCTCGAGTTGTCTGAAGCGGCGGGCTTGTCAGGCATGGCAGCTCTGACGGCGGTCGACAACCGAGTAGTCGCCGTCGCGCTCGACTATCAGGCCGAACCGGAACTGGTTGGCAACTGGACCGCCGACCACCGCGACGGGGGTGGGTCCATCCGAAGACGTGAGACGGCGGTCCTGGGGGCGCGCCGAGGGCTGCTCTGTGCGGGAGCCGATCAGGCGCTGCGCGTCTGGGACCTGACGACGAGCCCGCAGCGCGTCGACGGCATCCGAGCCATTGGAAGCGTCCCTTCCGGGGACGGGCTGCCGGCTCTGTCCCCTGACCCGGGCGAGCGTACAGATCTGTGGGACTTGATCGCCGGTCGCAGAAGCGGCCGGATCAGCGCCGGGACCGCGGTAGAAGTCGGGCCCCGGGCCACTTCTCGGTCCCTGGTGCTGCAGGAGCGGATGGTGTCGCTCGCCGCCGAAAAGGACGGCACGGTCACTGTGCTGGACGCGGTGGAAGGGTGGCCCTCGGGTCGGCCGCTGACCGGTCACACGGATCGTGTGTGCGCCATGGACACCGTGCACACCGGGCTGGGGACGCTAGCGGTGACCGCGTGCCTCGACCAGACGGTGCGGGTGTGGGACCTGCTGTCCCGGGAGCAGCAGGGCGATCCCCTCACCGGGCACACCGGCCAAGTGTGGGACCTCGACACCACCGTTGTGGAGGGACGTCCCGTGGCCATGACCGCGGGCGACGACCACACGGTACGCATGTGGGATCTCACCCAGGCCCACGGTGGCGGCCGACATCGCTCCGGACACACCGGCCCCGTCGTTGCCCTCGCCACGACGACTCTCGACGGAAGGCCGGCGGTCGTTACCGCGGGCGCCGACAAGACGATACGGACGTGGGACCTGGCCACGGGGCAGCACGTCACCGATGCCCGGCGGAGCGAGGCGGCCGTCATGGCGACAGCGGACATTGACGGGCACGCGGTCGTCGTGACCGCCGGCCTGGACTCGACCTTGCATGTTCTCGATCCCGTCACCGGTCGAGAGGTTCGCCGGCCGACGCCCAGCCACCACGGCAAAGTCCTGGCCATGGCCACGACAACCCTGGACGGACTGCCCGTGGCGGTCACGGCGGGGAACGACCGGACCGTGGGAGTGTGGGACCTCAACACCAGCAAGGCCCTGTGCGCGCCTCTCACTGGTCACTCCAGCCGTGTCACAGCCGTTGCCACGACAGTTCTGGACGGGCGGCCCGTCGCGGTGACAGGCGGCTGGGACAAGACGGTGCGGCTGTGGGATCTCACCACCGGCCACCAAGTCGGCGGGCCATTGACCGGCCACACGGACTGGGTGACATCTGTGGCCACCGCGACGCTAGCGGGCGGTCCTGCCGCGATGACCAGGGGGCGGGACGGGACGGTCCGTCTGTGGGACCTCACCTCTATGGCCCAGGTCGGCTGCCATGAACTCACCGAGTCAGGTGCGAGTGGGGCGATGGCCGTCACCAGGACCGACGACGGGCGGCTCGTGGCGGTCATCAGCCATGAAAAGACCTTGCAGTTCCTCGACCTGGCTACAGGGCGCAAGGCAACCACCGACTATCTGCTCCCTCTGCCCGTGCAAGCGCTCGCAGCCACACTGCATGGGCGTCTCGTGGTCGGCTTCGGCCCCGAGGTGGCGGTGCTGCGGCTCCAGGCGTGCGGCGCTGTCGAAGTCGAGCAGGGTGGTGGCGCCGCGAGCGGAGCCGTACACCCATGAGGATCCGGGTTGTTTCCTCTACATGTTGTCGAATACCCGACGGATGGACGACAGCCCGCCGAGCCCTTGCCTCCCCACCCATGCCGCGACCTTGGCGGCTGCGCGCCCACCGGCCTGTCGGGCAGTCGGCCGAACCGGGCTCGAGGCGGCTCCGCCAAGCGGGGTGCCCATGATGACGCAGCCCCTCCAGGTAGGGGAGGGTGCGGGCGCGTACGGCCTGCTCCAGTCCCGCATCGCCGACGTTCACGTTGCTGACGAACTCGCTGGCAACCGCGCCCGGCTCGACCACGGTGACGGCCATGCCGACCGTCGCCGCAACCGGCGCGAGGGACTGCATGAAGCTTCGACCACGAACTTGGCCGCGCGGTACGCCTCGTTGAACGGGCAGGCCACCACGACGCCCACGCTGGTCACGGTCACCACCCGGCCCTTGCTCGCCCGGAGCAGGGGCAGGGCGGTCTTGGTGACGTTCAGGACCCCGAAGAAATTGACCTCCATGACGGCCAGCTGCGAGGCGTGGACGCTCACCGGCCCAGGGTGAGCGGCTGGAGGTGTCGGCGCATGGCTTCGAGCAGGATGTCTCCGGTGAGTGACGCCCGCCTCCGATGACGATCCGGCTCGGGTCGAGCAGAAGCACCAGCGCGGCGAGTCCAGGTGCAGGTGCAGGTGCCGCGCGGTCGGGTAGCGCCCCGGTGAACAGCTGTGTCGCCGACTGCAGATCACGGGACCGTCGCCCGAAGTGATTGCTGAACTCGTCGCCGAGGCTGAGCTCTCGGCGTCGCCGGTGTCAGCATGCCGGGCGGGCCGGGGCCTGCGGCAGGTGGGGGACTGCTATCTCGAACCAGACGGCTTTCCCGGTCCCTGTGACCGTGCTGCCCCAGTCGGCCGCCAGCGAGGCGACCAGCATCAGGCCCCGGCCGCTTTCTGCGTACAGTGCGTCGCCGCGCGGCGCGGGCAGTGCGGGAGCCGTGTCGGTCACCTCGATGCGCAGCCGTGAACCGGTCGACAGGACCGTGACGGCGCATGGTCCAGTGGTGTGCCGTACCGCGTTGGCGATGACCTCGCTGGACAGCAGAGCGAGCTCTTCGAGTGTCTCGTCGGGCAGTTGCAGATCCCAGGCGCGTACCACGGACAGCACCAGCCGGCGGGCTTTCGGTACCGCTTGTTCCTCCGCGGCGACCGGGAAGCTGCGGCTGCGTGGCGGTCTCATGTGGCGCATGGTCAGAGTCCTTGACGGGAGGGCGGCAGCGGCCCGGCTCGGATCGCAGGGGAACGCCGACGTCCCGGGGAAGTGGATCGGGGGAGAGGGCCGGGCCGCCTTGTGCCGGGACATGGGGCGGCCGGTTCGAGGGGGTGGTGCCGGTCCGGTTGCTTGATGCACCGGACCGGCCGCCTGCCTGTGAGGAGGTGCTCAGTGGTGCCTCAGGACTTCTTGGCCAGTGCCTTCAGCGCGCTTTCGGCGCCAGGGTTCAGCGGTACGGGGGCCACTTGGTCCGCCTGGCCGGGCTGGATCTCCGTCGCGGCCGCGTTCACCTTCTCCAGGTCGCTCTTCTTCTCGTAGATCAGGTTGACGATCTTCGCGGCGAGGTCTGGGTCGAAGCCCTTCTTGACCAGCAGTACGTTGGGCACCACGATCGTGGGCACGGCCTGTGGCTGTTTGTATGCGGACGCAGGGATGGAGCCCTTCTGGTAGATGCCGCCGTACTGCTGGTTCAGAGCGGGCAGTTGCGCGGTGACGTCGAGGAAGCGGACGTCGTCCTTCAGGCTGGTGACGAGGTCGGTGATGCCGCCGGTGGGCAGCCCTCCGGACCAGACGAGCGCGTCGATCCTGCTGTCCTTCATGGCATCCACTGATTCCGGCAGGGCGAGACGTTCCGCCGAGACGTCCTTGGCGGGGTCCAGCCCGGCGGCTGTCAGCAGCCGTCTGGCGATCACTTCCGTGCCGGAGTTGGGGGCGCCGGTGGAGACTCTCTTGCCCTTCATGTCCTGAAGGGACTTGATGCCCGAGTCGGCCCGGACCAGTACTTGGGTGTAGTTGGGGTACAGGCGGGTGAGGGCTTCGACGGCCTGCGGCTTGTCGAAGCTTCCCTTGCCCTCGGCGGCATCGCCCGCGGTGTCCAGCAGGGAGAACGCGAGGTCGTAGCTGCCGGCCTCGAGGCCCTGGATGTTCTGTACGGATGCGCCGGTGGTGGCGGCGGTGGCCCGGTATCCGTCGACGTTGTCCGAGATCAGTTCCGCGAGTCCGCCCCCGATCTGGTAGTAGACGCCTGTGGTGGGCCCGGTGGCGATGGTGAGCCGACCTCCATTCCCGCCTCCCGCGTCTCCGTTGTCGTTCTGCTTCCCGCCGCCGCAGGCGGTCGCGGCGAGTGCCACGACAAGAGCGGAGGCTGCCAGG
Proteins encoded in this window:
- a CDS encoding WD40 repeat domain-containing protein; amino-acid sequence: MSERPAEVPHDVHSLLSDPSLLLVAEPARVIELLDQADGPRSRAVAAVYRASAEVHRTVAPVLRRQVLALDAARLGDAELAAWFGSADVPGQPSPEWGPDWASGSASDPRFLRTFAGHGAPVTAMTTAVVDGQPVAVAGSRDGVVLVWDLTTGSLRHELMTGRTDPVSSMPAELLSLAAALVDGRSVAFTLHADGAVRVWDLETGRFAGELVDIVECATADGRRVVLTMGQDRTLQVWDLLTGVQISTIPWVADIGVLGGRRVAVTAAPDQPVQVWDLVADCQVGVCLTVMDAYLVAGRRPFAVAGEEGEAPRVWDLMTGHPLGEAELAELELSEAAGLSGMAALTAVDNRVVAVALDYQAEPELVGNWTADHRDGGGSIRRRETAVLGARRGLLCAGADQALRVWDLTTSPQRVDGIRAIGSVPSGDGLPALSPDPGERTDLWDLIAGRRSGRISAGTAVEVGPRATSRSLVLQERMVSLAAEKDGTVTVLDAVEGWPSGRPLTGHTDRVCAMDTVHTGLGTLAVTACLDQTVRVWDLLSREQQGDPLTGHTGQVWDLDTTVVEGRPVAMTAGDDHTVRMWDLTQAHGGGRHRSGHTGPVVALATTTLDGRPAVVTAGADKTIRTWDLATGQHVTDARRSEAAVMATADIDGHAVVVTAGLDSTLHVLDPVTGREVRRPTPSHHGKVLAMATTTLDGLPVAVTAGNDRTVGVWDLNTSKALCAPLTGHSSRVTAVATTVLDGRPVAVTGGWDKTVRLWDLTTGHQVGGPLTGHTDWVTSVATATLAGGPAAMTRGRDGTVRLWDLTSMAQVGCHELTESGASGAMAVTRTDDGRLVAVISHEKTLQFLDLATGRKATTDYLLPLPVQALAATLHGRLVVGFGPEVAVLRLQACGAVEVEQGGGAASGAVHP
- a CDS encoding ATP-binding protein, yielding MRPPRSRSFPVAAEEQAVPKARRLVLSVVRAWDLQLPDETLEELALLSSEVIANAVRHTTGPCAVTVLSTGSRLRIEVTDTAPALPAPRGDALYAESGRGLMLVASLAADWGSTVTGTGKAVWFEIAVPHLPQAPARPAC
- a CDS encoding TAXI family TRAP transporter solute-binding subunit, producing the protein MKHRMHAARLAASALVVALAATACGGGKQNDNGDAGGGNGGRLTIATGPTTGVYYQIGGGLAELISDNVDGYRATAATTGASVQNIQGLEAGSYDLAFSLLDTAGDAAEGKGSFDKPQAVEALTRLYPNYTQVLVRADSGIKSLQDMKGKRVSTGAPNSGTEVIARRLLTAAGLDPAKDVSAERLALPESVDAMKDSRIDALVWSGGLPTGGITDLVTSLKDDVRFLDVTAQLPALNQQYGGIYQKGSIPASAYKQPQAVPTIVVPNVLLVKKGFDPDLAAKIVNLIYEKKSDLEKVNAAATEIQPGQADQVAPVPLNPGAESALKALAKKS